From the genome of Winogradskyella forsetii, one region includes:
- a CDS encoding COX15/CtaA family protein, producing MKKDNKTVIYWLLTGCFLIFIMVIVGGITRLTHSGLSISNYKLISGTIPPMNEVEWNEAFELYKQYPEYQKLNNHFSLEEFKDIYFWEWIHRVIGRFIGLVFIIPFIYFLIKKRLSKSTIKKSIILLVMGGFQGFLGWYMVKSGLVDRPDVSHYRLAAHLTTAFLTFAYTFWVALDLMFPNKKAIDKKFRNFIRIGLVVLILQIIYGAFVAGLDAGWIHNHWPFMNEGKLMHETVYIEQNPVYLNFIEGKSGVQFVHRTLAYVVVIFILAIWYKAKQKQLTSWQNKGINGLLIMLGIQFLLGVLTLVYAVPVWLGVAHQVGAFILLSLMTFTLHRFSK from the coding sequence ATGAAAAAAGATAATAAAACAGTAATCTATTGGTTACTCACAGGTTGTTTCCTGATATTCATTATGGTTATTGTTGGCGGTATCACTAGATTAACCCATTCTGGTCTTTCTATTTCTAACTATAAATTAATTTCTGGCACCATTCCACCAATGAACGAAGTAGAATGGAACGAGGCTTTTGAATTGTATAAGCAATATCCAGAATACCAAAAACTCAATAATCACTTTTCTTTAGAAGAATTTAAGGACATCTACTTTTGGGAGTGGATCCATCGCGTTATTGGACGTTTTATTGGTTTGGTTTTTATCATACCCTTCATATATTTTCTAATTAAAAAACGGCTTTCGAAGTCCACCATAAAAAAATCCATTATACTTCTGGTGATGGGAGGTTTCCAAGGATTTTTAGGTTGGTATATGGTAAAAAGTGGTTTAGTAGATCGTCCAGATGTTAGTCATTACCGACTCGCAGCACATTTGACTACGGCATTTTTAACTTTCGCTTATACATTTTGGGTGGCTTTGGATTTAATGTTTCCCAATAAAAAGGCAATTGACAAAAAATTCAGGAATTTCATAAGAATTGGTTTAGTCGTTCTCATCCTTCAAATTATCTATGGGGCTTTTGTAGCTGGATTAGATGCTGGTTGGATTCATAATCATTGGCCGTTTATGAATGAAGGTAAGTTGATGCATGAAACGGTTTATATAGAGCAAAACCCGGTTTACCTGAACTTCATAGAAGGTAAAAGTGGTGTTCAATTTGTACATAGAACTTTGGCCTATGTTGTGGTAATTTTCATCCTAGCTATTTGGTATAAAGCGAAACAAAAACAATTAACCTCTTGGCAAAACAAAGGCATTAATGGGCTTTTAATAATGCTAGGCATTCAATTTCTTCTTGGAGTTTTAACGCTTGTTTATGCTGTTCCTGTTTGGTTAGGCGTTGCGCATCAAGTCGGTGCGTTTATTTTATTAAGTTTGATGACTTTTACTTTACATCGGTTTTCTAAATGA
- a CDS encoding ABC transporter ATP-binding protein yields MEPILTITNLTKKFGYLTAVKDLSFTINKGNVYGILGPNGSGKSTTLGIVLNVVNKTQGDFHWFDGNITTHNALKQVGAIIERPNFYPYMTAEQNLKLVCRIKGVDRSKIDEKLAVVGLLDRKSHKFRTYSLGMKQRLAIASALLNDPEILILDEPTNGLDPQGIHQIRQIIKDIAANGTTILLASHLLDEVEKVCSHVVVLRKGEKLYSGRVDEMISSHGFFELKAEKHTELLTALEAYPNIGKVKVEDELITAFLSEPMSASDFNKVMFEKGICLSHLVKRKESLEQQFLQLTDNLN; encoded by the coding sequence TTGGAACCCATCCTCACTATTACCAATCTCACGAAGAAATTCGGCTACTTAACAGCTGTAAAAGATTTAAGTTTCACTATCAACAAGGGCAATGTTTACGGTATTTTAGGTCCCAATGGAAGTGGAAAATCCACAACGTTAGGTATCGTCTTAAACGTGGTAAACAAAACCCAAGGCGATTTCCATTGGTTCGACGGTAATATTACAACACACAACGCGCTGAAGCAAGTTGGTGCTATTATTGAACGACCAAACTTTTATCCGTACATGACGGCTGAGCAAAACCTAAAACTCGTTTGCAGAATAAAAGGTGTCGATCGCAGCAAGATTGATGAAAAGCTCGCTGTAGTTGGTTTATTGGACAGAAAATCACATAAGTTCAGAACCTATTCGCTAGGCATGAAGCAACGTTTAGCCATTGCCTCTGCCCTACTTAACGATCCGGAAATTTTAATTTTGGATGAACCAACCAATGGTTTAGATCCTCAGGGCATTCATCAAATACGACAAATTATCAAGGACATTGCGGCGAATGGCACAACGATTCTTTTGGCTTCACATCTTTTGGATGAAGTGGAAAAAGTCTGCTCGCATGTGGTAGTGTTGCGCAAAGGGGAAAAATTATATTCTGGCCGTGTCGATGAAATGATTAGCAGTCACGGTTTCTTCGAATTAAAAGCCGAAAAGCATACCGAATTATTAACTGCTTTAGAAGCCTATCCAAATATTGGAAAAGTAAAGGTTGAAGACGAACTGATAACCGCTTTTTTAAGCGAACCCATGTCAGCTTCAGATTTTAATAAAGTTATGTTTGAAAAAGGCATATGTCTTTCGCATCTCGTAAAACGAAAAGAGAGTCTGGAACAACAATTTTTACAATTAACGGACAACTTGAACTAA
- a CDS encoding GxxExxY protein: protein MSKIIYKDESYAIIGALFDVYNNLGSGFAEIVYKDAIEYEFRCRDIPFEREKCYIVNYKDIVLKHKFYADFVVFDKIKLELKTVELLTDKHLARCINYLKVSECKLALLINFHRDFLDHKRIVL from the coding sequence ATGTCGAAAATAATTTATAAGGATGAAAGCTATGCCATTATTGGTGCCCTATTCGATGTATATAATAATTTAGGAAGTGGCTTTGCAGAAATTGTTTATAAAGACGCCATAGAATATGAATTCAGGTGTAGGGATATTCCATTTGAAAGGGAAAAATGTTATATAGTAAATTATAAAGATATCGTCTTGAAGCATAAGTTTTATGCCGATTTTGTAGTTTTTGATAAAATCAAACTCGAATTAAAAACTGTTGAACTTTTAACCGATAAACATCTGGCACGATGCATCAATTATCTAAAGGTATCAGAATGTAAACTTGCTCTTTTAATTAATTTCCATAGAGACTTTTTAGACCATAAAAGAATAGTATTATAA
- a CDS encoding glycosyltransferase family 2 protein, with product MKDISIIVINYNTSKYTLDCIDSVVKLTDKSINYDIIVIDNNSTIDDFNYLKNNFPKQDNIILKRSVINTGFGGGNMLGVQFAKAKYLLFLNNDAFLQNDCLSILFNYMEAHPEVGVSTAQNYDEHGKHVISFDHNKGIRKLIFGRSFLEKNFSENHPKRKKEYTEPVTVNYVNGAFMFFRSSVFADVGGFDTNIFLYFEEMDICYRMQKQNYTSVLVPDAKITHYQGASTGSSKIISKEGFLSYFYVIKKNYSYSKYVFIRLYYCLSFLVKPKKWFLLPLVLKGVHLSESLKLKQKIQF from the coding sequence ATGAAGGACATTTCTATAATTGTAATTAACTACAACACATCCAAGTACACTTTAGATTGCATAGACTCTGTTGTAAAGTTGACTGATAAATCAATAAATTATGACATTATTGTTATAGATAACAATTCTACTATTGACGATTTTAATTACTTAAAAAACAATTTTCCCAAGCAAGACAACATCATTTTAAAACGAAGTGTTATTAACACTGGTTTTGGCGGTGGAAATATGTTGGGCGTTCAATTTGCAAAAGCCAAGTATTTGTTGTTTTTGAACAACGACGCTTTTCTTCAAAACGATTGCCTATCCATATTGTTCAACTATATGGAGGCACACCCAGAAGTAGGTGTCTCTACAGCACAGAATTATGACGAACATGGCAAACATGTGATTTCCTTTGACCATAACAAGGGCATTAGAAAATTAATTTTTGGTCGTAGTTTTTTGGAAAAGAACTTTTCTGAAAATCACCCTAAGCGCAAAAAAGAATATACAGAACCGGTGACGGTGAATTATGTTAATGGTGCCTTTATGTTTTTTAGAAGTAGCGTTTTTGCTGATGTTGGTGGGTTTGACACTAACATTTTTCTTTATTTTGAGGAAATGGATATTTGCTACAGAATGCAAAAACAAAACTATACCAGTGTTCTCGTTCCTGATGCGAAGATTACACACTATCAAGGCGCAAGCACAGGGTCCTCTAAAATTATCAGTAAAGAGGGGTTTTTATCCTATTTTTATGTGATTAAGAAAAACTATTCTTATTCTAAATACGTTTTTATAAGACTTTACTATTGTCTTAGTTTTTTAGTAAAGCCTAAAAAATGGTTTTTATTGCCGCTTGTATTAAAGGGAGTGCATCTTTCTGAATCATTGAAGCTTAAACAAAAAATTCAATTTTAA
- a CDS encoding IS1096 element passenger TnpR family protein — MIYRFRVILDNDTEDDVFRDIEIRESDTMEDLHNVITQSFGFDGMEMASFYMSDEQWNQGEEIAMMDMSEAGNEVKMMGTTIIKDMIHEASTRLIYVYDFMNMWTFYVELGEIVEEAEGTDYPNLMYVHGQIPDEAPEKTFEAEEDEDDYNEFEDDLDINDYDNLDFDENWN; from the coding sequence ATGATTTACAGATTTAGAGTTATACTGGATAACGATACCGAAGATGATGTGTTCCGCGATATAGAAATTCGTGAAAGCGATACTATGGAAGATCTTCATAATGTTATTACCCAATCTTTTGGGTTTGACGGTATGGAAATGGCGTCGTTTTACATGAGTGATGAGCAATGGAACCAAGGTGAGGAAATCGCCATGATGGATATGAGCGAAGCTGGCAATGAAGTAAAGATGATGGGCACAACCATCATAAAAGATATGATTCATGAAGCCTCAACACGACTAATCTACGTGTACGATTTTATGAATATGTGGACATTCTATGTGGAACTCGGTGAAATTGTGGAAGAAGCGGAAGGTACAGATTACCCTAACCTAATGTATGTGCATGGACAAATTCCTGATGAAGCACCAGAAAAAACGTTTGAAGCCGAAGAAGATGAAGACGATTATAATGAGTTTGAGGACGATTTAGACATTAATGATTATGACAATTTGGATTTTGACGAGAATTGGAATTGA
- a CDS encoding glycosyltransferase domain-containing protein, with protein MNKRIVVYTALFGDYSGLIEQPKFDNVDYICYTDRTDYKSKTWKIIHVEQPIPNDNTRSNRYYKILPHKHLSKAYDVSVYIDGNILILKDFRTLVKEKMQKASMACFDHNQNKADPRDCIYEEYDAIMNIVENNNVLVDDPKVMKAQMDRFRAEGYPEHNGLITAPILIRKHCNENVIELMEAWWHIVKTESKRDQLSFDYARWKLNFTELSLIDGAVRRGNPWFYTISHRDNYKLKVFKVKLKRFFGFE; from the coding sequence ATGAATAAGAGAATTGTAGTATATACGGCACTTTTTGGAGATTATAGTGGACTTATTGAACAACCAAAATTCGATAATGTAGACTACATTTGTTATACAGATAGAACGGATTATAAATCAAAAACATGGAAAATAATTCATGTAGAACAACCTATACCTAATGATAATACCCGAAGTAATAGGTATTACAAAATTCTGCCACATAAACATTTATCCAAGGCTTATGATGTAAGTGTTTATATTGATGGGAATATTTTAATTTTGAAAGATTTTAGGACATTGGTAAAAGAAAAAATGCAAAAAGCGAGTATGGCTTGTTTCGATCATAATCAGAATAAAGCTGATCCACGAGATTGTATTTATGAAGAATATGATGCCATCATGAATATAGTAGAAAATAATAATGTATTAGTGGATGATCCGAAAGTTATGAAGGCACAGATGGACCGATTTAGAGCAGAAGGATATCCTGAACATAATGGTTTAATTACGGCTCCTATTCTAATACGCAAACATTGCAATGAGAATGTCATAGAGCTTATGGAAGCTTGGTGGCATATTGTAAAGACCGAAAGTAAACGAGACCAATTGAGTTTTGATTATGCGCGATGGAAATTGAACTTTACAGAATTATCCCTCATCGATGGTGCTGTGCGACGTGGAAATCCTTGGTTTTATACCATTTCCCATAGAGATAACTATAAATTGAAAGTCTTTAAGGTTAAACTAAAACGCTTTTTTGGATTTGAATAA
- a CDS encoding UDP-N-acetylglucosamine 4,6-dehydratase, with the protein MNHNQTIPQNILNLIGRKNELFEYDLTSFGNELNSIISTSKFLILGGAGTIGQAVTKAIFKRNPLKLHVVDLSENNLVELVRDIRSSFGYIDGDFKTFALDIGSVAYDAFIASDGKYDYVLNLSALKHVRSEEDPFTLMRMIDVNILNTEKTIQQSIENGVKKYFCVSTDKATEPVNMMGASKRIMELYLIQKSKSINISTARFANVAFSDGSLLHSFEQRVKKQQPIVAPSDIRRYFITPKESGELCLLSCLFGENNDIFFPKLNENLQLTSFVDIAKKYIESLGYEPHLCKDENEARLLTKTLAQKQKWPYLPTKSDTTGEKKAEAFFTKTEKLDMERFKAIGIIKNDGEVYLKEHLDNFLDSINHLRAKKTWTKDEIVAIFHKILPNFSHKETGKYLDHKM; encoded by the coding sequence ATGAATCACAACCAGACGATCCCACAAAACATTTTAAACCTAATTGGTAGGAAAAACGAATTATTTGAATATGATTTGACAAGCTTTGGCAATGAATTAAACAGCATCATTTCAACTTCAAAATTTCTAATTTTAGGAGGTGCTGGCACTATTGGTCAAGCGGTTACCAAAGCAATCTTTAAACGCAATCCTCTTAAACTTCATGTCGTAGATCTTAGTGAAAATAATTTGGTGGAATTGGTCAGGGATATCAGAAGTTCTTTCGGTTATATTGATGGAGATTTCAAAACTTTTGCATTAGATATTGGTTCGGTTGCATATGATGCTTTTATAGCTTCTGACGGAAAATATGACTATGTATTAAATCTATCCGCATTAAAACACGTGCGAAGCGAAGAAGATCCGTTTACGTTGATGCGTATGATTGATGTGAATATTTTAAACACGGAAAAAACTATCCAGCAATCCATCGAAAATGGCGTAAAAAAATATTTCTGTGTATCAACGGATAAAGCCACAGAACCTGTGAATATGATGGGAGCTTCCAAACGAATTATGGAACTGTACTTGATTCAAAAAAGTAAGTCAATCAACATTTCTACAGCACGCTTTGCTAATGTGGCATTTTCAGATGGTTCATTGTTACATAGCTTTGAGCAACGCGTAAAAAAGCAACAGCCTATTGTTGCGCCTAGCGATATTAGAAGATACTTCATCACGCCTAAGGAATCTGGCGAACTCTGTTTGCTATCCTGCCTATTTGGCGAGAATAATGATATTTTTTTTCCAAAACTTAATGAAAATTTACAACTAACCAGCTTTGTCGATATTGCCAAAAAATATATTGAAAGTTTGGGTTATGAACCACATTTGTGCAAAGATGAAAATGAAGCAAGGCTGCTAACGAAAACCTTAGCTCAAAAACAAAAATGGCCTTATTTACCTACTAAAAGTGACACTACAGGTGAAAAAAAAGCAGAAGCCTTTTTTACCAAAACTGAAAAATTAGATATGGAGCGTTTTAAGGCAATTGGTATCATAAAAAATGATGGAGAAGTTTATCTTAAAGAACATCTCGACAATTTTTTAGATTCTATAAACCATCTTAGAGCAAAAAAAACGTGGACAAAAGATGAAATAGTCGCTATATTCCATAAAATATTACCGAACTTTAGCCATAAAGAAACTGGTAAATATTTAGACCACAAAATGTAA
- the asnB gene encoding asparagine synthase (glutamine-hydrolyzing), with translation MCGIVGYINFSETLPQEVIYNMTQMLHHRGPDDYGVKSFKNSSYEVALGQKRLSILDVSADGHQPMQYEHYWIVYNGEIYNFKEIKEKLENLGHQFVSKSDTEVILHAFKEWGEQAVDQFIGMFAFMIYNEKQEEFYIYRDRAGVKPLYYYENDKGFMFASELKAFHKHPNFKKEIDLDAMAQFFKYEFIHAPNSIFKNVKKLLPGHFLKYDIKSKSFTIHQYWNVLDFYKKPNLNVTYQEAKAHLKVLMKDAFMLRMVSDVPVGVFLSGGYDSSIVTAIIQELKSQKLKTFTIGFDDKKYDESKYAKEVADLLNTDHHSFTCTDKEALSIIPKLADYFDEPFADPSLIPTMLLSQRTEEKVKVSLSADGGDEIFYGYNRYEKIYKYYHKMKRLGPFSKVLSFIKRKKFTDKFYAANISNKNATVEMLDIHHQKYKDAFINDLFVEKINKLPNNFTSSAYDDIDKFHRILAVDYTTYLPDNILVKVDRATMSASLEGREPLLDHRIVEYAAQLPLEYLFDVKTKTKKHILRDICHDYLPKDLMSRKKTGFTPPIVTWLRTELKEFVDSTLSKEELNKHGLLNIDVIEKAKEDYFEGNDTFYNLIWNTLVFQLWYNKWMLDE, from the coding sequence ATGTGCGGAATAGTTGGGTATATTAATTTCTCTGAGACTTTACCTCAGGAAGTTATTTACAACATGACACAAATGCTTCATCATCGTGGACCAGATGATTATGGTGTGAAGTCATTTAAAAATTCTAGTTATGAAGTTGCCCTTGGGCAGAAGCGCCTTTCCATATTGGACGTTAGTGCAGATGGACATCAACCTATGCAATACGAGCATTATTGGATTGTCTATAATGGTGAGATATATAATTTTAAAGAGATTAAGGAAAAGCTTGAAAATCTTGGTCATCAATTCGTTTCTAAAAGTGATACTGAAGTTATTCTGCATGCATTCAAAGAATGGGGAGAGCAGGCCGTAGATCAATTTATAGGCATGTTTGCCTTTATGATTTACAATGAGAAACAGGAAGAATTTTATATTTATAGAGATAGAGCAGGCGTTAAACCACTATATTATTATGAAAATGATAAAGGGTTTATGTTTGCGTCAGAGTTAAAAGCATTTCATAAACATCCAAATTTTAAAAAGGAGATTGATCTGGACGCCATGGCTCAATTTTTTAAATATGAATTTATACACGCACCAAACTCCATATTTAAAAATGTTAAAAAGCTATTACCAGGTCATTTTTTAAAATACGATATTAAATCAAAATCTTTTACAATTCATCAGTATTGGAATGTTTTGGATTTTTACAAAAAACCAAATCTCAATGTAACTTACCAAGAAGCGAAAGCGCATCTAAAAGTGTTGATGAAAGATGCCTTTATGTTGAGAATGGTATCTGATGTGCCAGTTGGTGTGTTTTTAAGTGGAGGATATGATAGTTCTATTGTGACAGCCATAATACAGGAATTAAAATCCCAAAAATTAAAAACATTTACTATTGGGTTTGATGATAAAAAGTACGATGAAAGTAAATATGCCAAGGAAGTAGCAGATTTATTAAACACAGATCATCATTCATTTACGTGTACGGATAAGGAAGCATTGAGTATAATTCCTAAGCTTGCGGATTATTTTGACGAGCCTTTTGCAGATCCTTCTTTAATACCGACCATGTTATTGAGCCAGCGTACTGAAGAAAAAGTCAAGGTTTCTTTATCGGCAGATGGAGGGGACGAAATTTTTTACGGCTACAACCGCTACGAAAAAATTTATAAGTATTATCATAAGATGAAACGTTTAGGGCCTTTTTCTAAAGTGCTTAGTTTTATAAAAAGAAAAAAGTTTACTGATAAATTTTATGCCGCAAACATAAGTAATAAAAATGCTACGGTTGAAATGCTAGATATACATCATCAAAAGTATAAGGACGCTTTTATTAATGATTTGTTTGTCGAAAAAATCAATAAGCTTCCGAATAATTTTACAAGTAGTGCTTATGACGATATTGACAAATTTCATCGCATTTTAGCCGTGGATTACACTACCTATTTACCAGATAATATTTTGGTAAAAGTAGATAGAGCTACCATGTCTGCGTCCTTGGAAGGTAGAGAGCCATTACTCGATCATAGGATTGTGGAATACGCAGCGCAATTGCCTTTAGAATATTTATTTGACGTTAAAACCAAGACCAAAAAGCATATTTTAAGAGATATCTGCCATGATTATTTGCCTAAAGATTTAATGAGTAGAAAAAAAACAGGGTTTACTCCTCCTATTGTAACTTGGCTTAGAACTGAGTTAAAGGAATTCGTAGATTCCACTTTGTCCAAGGAGGAATTAAATAAACATGGTTTGTTGAATATTGATGTGATTGAAAAAGCAAAAGAAGATTATTTTGAAGGTAATGATACGTTCTACAATTTAATATGGAATACTCTAGTTTTTCAATTGTGGTATAATAAATGGATGTTAGATGAATAA
- a CDS encoding sugar phosphate nucleotidyltransferase — protein MHSKIDVVIMAGGKGNRLLPLTENTPKPLLKIGDKPIIEYNTDLLASYGIKHINIAVNYLSDQIISYFKANNKHQIEFNFIEESKSLGTIGALKLKEHFRKDYILVMNADLLTNVNLDAVFNAFLSQKADALVTTVPYNVDIPHDAIETNDEGIVTNLKEKHSFTYHLNAGIYIFKSVCLDFIPENTFFDATDLIKVLLENGKIIRTYSISGYWLDIGKPEDFEKAQEDIKHLKL, from the coding sequence ATGCATAGCAAAATAGATGTTGTAATTATGGCTGGTGGGAAAGGTAATCGTTTATTGCCTTTAACCGAAAATACACCAAAACCACTTTTAAAAATTGGCGATAAACCTATTATTGAATACAACACAGACCTTCTCGCCTCCTATGGAATAAAACATATCAATATTGCTGTTAATTATCTGAGTGACCAGATTATTTCATATTTCAAAGCGAATAATAAGCATCAAATTGAATTCAATTTTATTGAAGAATCTAAATCTTTAGGTACTATTGGCGCTTTGAAATTGAAAGAACATTTCAGAAAAGATTATATTTTAGTAATGAATGCGGATTTACTTACTAATGTTAATTTAGATGCCGTTTTTAATGCGTTTCTATCTCAAAAAGCTGATGCTTTAGTTACAACGGTTCCGTATAATGTAGACATTCCACATGATGCTATAGAAACTAATGACGAAGGCATTGTGACCAATTTAAAAGAGAAACATTCCTTTACTTATCATTTGAATGCTGGAATTTATATATTTAAAAGTGTGTGCCTAGATTTTATTCCTGAAAATACTTTTTTTGATGCCACGGATTTAATTAAAGTTCTTTTAGAAAATGGTAAAATCATTAGGACTTATTCAATTTCAGGATATTGGTTGGATATTGGAAAACCAGAAGATTTTGAAAAAGCGCAAGAAGATATCAAACACTTAAAGTTATAG
- a CDS encoding CCA tRNA nucleotidyltransferase, with the protein MNHKQALKHDIFKYITQSAEELQVESYVIGGFVRDYLLERGEAKDIDIVAVGSGIELAKQVAKNLPNQPKVQIFKTYGTAMLRYDDIEIEFVGARKESYNEDSRNPVVENGTLEDDQNRRDFTINALALSLNENNFGELLDPFNGLSDLDKGIIRTPLDANITYSDDPLRMMRAIRFATQLNFKIENASLKAIAENKERIKIITKERIVVELHKILDSQTPSIGFIHLEKTGLLDFILPELTALKGVDEVEGQRHKDNFYHTLEVVDNIAKTTDNLWLRWAALLHDIGKAPTKKFHKKIGWTFHAHEFVGSKMVYKLFKRLKMPLNDKMKFVQKMVLMSSRPIVLASEVTDSAVRRLVFDAGEHVEDLMTLCEADITTKNPKKFKKYHHNFQKVRDKIVEVEERDQVRNFQPPVSGEEIMETFNLKPSREIGLIKEAIKEAILEGEIPNEHAAAFELMIQKGKALGLTVDD; encoded by the coding sequence ATGAACCACAAACAAGCCTTAAAGCACGATATATTCAAATACATAACCCAATCTGCTGAAGAATTACAAGTAGAAAGTTACGTCATCGGTGGATTTGTACGCGATTATTTGTTAGAACGTGGCGAGGCAAAAGATATTGATATTGTTGCTGTTGGAAGCGGAATTGAACTCGCTAAACAAGTCGCTAAAAATTTACCAAATCAACCTAAGGTTCAAATATTCAAAACTTATGGAACAGCCATGTTGCGTTATGATGATATTGAAATCGAATTTGTTGGTGCCAGGAAAGAAAGTTATAACGAAGACAGCCGAAACCCTGTGGTAGAAAATGGCACATTGGAAGACGACCAAAACAGGCGCGACTTTACCATCAACGCTTTAGCCCTAAGCTTGAATGAAAACAACTTCGGCGAACTTTTAGACCCATTTAATGGTCTCAGCGATTTAGACAAAGGCATCATTCGGACACCTTTAGATGCTAATATAACGTATAGTGATGACCCATTGCGAATGATGCGAGCGATACGATTTGCAACACAATTGAATTTTAAAATTGAAAACGCTTCCCTTAAAGCCATTGCTGAAAATAAGGAACGTATCAAAATTATCACCAAAGAACGTATTGTTGTTGAGTTGCATAAAATCTTAGACAGTCAAACCCCTTCTATCGGTTTTATCCATTTAGAAAAAACTGGTCTTTTAGATTTTATCCTTCCTGAATTGACCGCGTTAAAAGGTGTTGACGAAGTTGAAGGCCAACGCCATAAAGATAATTTTTACCATACTTTAGAAGTCGTTGATAACATTGCCAAAACAACGGATAACCTTTGGCTGCGTTGGGCTGCTTTATTGCATGATATTGGAAAAGCACCAACAAAAAAATTCCATAAAAAAATTGGTTGGACGTTTCACGCTCATGAATTTGTAGGTTCTAAAATGGTTTACAAATTATTTAAACGCCTAAAAATGCCATTGAATGATAAAATGAAATTCGTCCAGAAAATGGTACTAATGAGTTCAAGACCCATTGTCTTGGCTTCAGAAGTCACAGATTCTGCTGTAAGACGTTTGGTGTTTGATGCTGGCGAACATGTGGAAGATTTAATGACACTCTGTGAAGCAGATATTACCACCAAAAATCCAAAGAAATTCAAAAAATACCATCATAATTTCCAGAAAGTTAGAGACAAAATCGTTGAAGTTGAAGAACGCGATCAGGTTCGAAATTTTCAACCACCTGTTTCTGGAGAAGAGATTATGGAAACATTTAACTTAAAACCGTCAAGGGAAATTGGTTTAATTAAAGAAGCGATAAAAGAAGCTATTTTAGAAGGAGAAATTCCTAATGAACATGCGGCAGCTTTTGAATTGATGATACAGAAAGGAAAAGCTTTGGGATTGACAGTTGATGATTAA
- a CDS encoding FkbM family methyltransferase — MGLAKSIKKKIELKRFNDSITNLPIKSASKEKGLFIDCGSNLGQGYTYFKDFFKPEFYDTVMIEPNPHCMKILKEQFQNENIEFIEAAAWINYDDLHFFGLVEDDRGETTDGGSVIDSHNSTFYEADKENSTKVKAISLADLILKKKASYSQIIIKMDIESAEYEVLKNMLETKAVDYVDYMYIEFHSQYFKDEQIKYKKLEKQLVKQLRRKDIGVSLWH; from the coding sequence ATTGAAAAGGTTTAATGATAGTATAACTAACCTTCCAATTAAAAGTGCCTCAAAAGAAAAAGGGCTGTTTATTGATTGTGGTTCCAATTTAGGGCAAGGTTATACCTATTTTAAAGATTTTTTCAAACCTGAGTTTTATGATACCGTGATGATAGAGCCAAATCCTCATTGCATGAAAATCTTGAAAGAACAATTTCAGAATGAAAATATTGAATTTATAGAAGCTGCAGCTTGGATAAATTATGACGATTTACACTTCTTTGGTTTGGTTGAAGATGATAGAGGCGAAACGACTGATGGTGGCTCTGTTATCGACTCTCACAATAGTACATTTTATGAAGCAGATAAAGAGAACAGTACTAAGGTAAAAGCAATTTCATTAGCTGATTTAATTTTAAAAAAGAAAGCTAGCTATAGTCAAATAATCATTAAAATGGATATTGAATCTGCTGAATATGAAGTTCTAAAAAACATGTTAGAAACTAAAGCGGTAGATTATGTGGATTATATGTATATAGAATTTCACAGTCAGTATTTTAAAGACGAACAAATCAAATACAAAAAGCTTGAAAAACAACTCGTAAAACAATTACGACGCAAAGACATTGGCGTATCGCTCTGGCATTGA